Proteins encoded together in one Microplitis mediator isolate UGA2020A chromosome 7, iyMicMedi2.1, whole genome shotgun sequence window:
- the LOC130670901 gene encoding uncharacterized protein LOC130670901, with protein MKMVFYKLNLNLVIALMLAGLLTIEARPQQNDYEDLYPVDGFSFDGPADRTNPNFNDINNVRPPRPVTSTNSPSSVSTTMSPAMTTCTQNCLATSEFNPVCGNDGVVYSNPGRLGCARRCGKDVSLSYYGPCTTSSARG; from the exons ATGAAAATggtgttttataaattaaatttgaatttgg ttatcgCATTAATGTTGGCTGGGTTACTAACAATCGAAGCCCGCCCACAA caaaatgaCTACGAAGACTTGTACCCAGTTGACGGATTTTCATTCGATGGACCAGCGGATCGTACGAATCCAAATTTCAATGACATAAATAATGTGCGTCCACCACGACCAGTGACGTCAACAAATTCACCATCGTCTGTATCAACGACAATGTCTCCTGCTATGACCACGTGCACGCAAAACTGTCTT gCAACATCGGAATTCAATCCAGTTTGCGGCAATGATGGTGTTGTTTACAGTAATCCCGGACGACTTGGATGTGCACGAAGATGTGGTAaag ACGTATCGTTGTCTTACTATGGGCCTTGTACTACAAGTTCTGCTCGAGGTtaa